AGCACGTCGAGGCCGCCGTAAATCGCACCGATGACCTGGTCGAATATCGGCCCTACAAATGGGGCGACGTACCGCAGTGCCGTTTGCCCGGGAGTGAGACTGAGCAGAAAAAGCGCCAATCCCCACGTCATTTTACTCGGAGCGCGGACGATCAGAAGGACCGCCACAATGGCTAGCACGATGGTTTCGGGGATGCGGATGGCAATGAAGACGCGGTTGAACGCAGTGTCCGGCAGAAAAACGAAACCAGAAGCGGCAACCAGCGTAACCGGCCGCGGTGTGCCTCGTCGGATCAGATCGAAGGTGTGTGACGCTCCCGGGCGCGTCGCAGCGGTTGCGGCGAACCGTTCGCTTAGGGAGGCGTTGGCAGCGAGATGATCGCCCCTCAGAACGCCGGCGCGCTCCGCCGGCGACCCCCGTTTGATCGCGACGACCGTCAGGGCGTTACGGCCAGTCTCATCCGCGCGCACGCCGAAGCGCATTCCAAAGTCACCGTTTGCAAAGCCCAGAAGTCCCAGCCCGGGCAGCTCCGAAATAACCACAAAGAGCGCCAGCGCAAAGATAGCGGTCAGTTCGATTAGCCGAAGGGCTCGCGCCATGGCGAACCCTTTCGCATAAAGCTCCTCACGCCTATAGGAAACACCCCCAGACCGTTGAAGCGACGAGCCTAACTCGTTTGGCTTCTGGAGATTTTGAGCATGCGTAATACTTCGGCGAGGTTGCGGCTGCAGGGTGCGGCGATCATCTTGTTGGCGTCAATAGTGACTGGATGTGCCGGCCACGCCGGCGCCGGCTCGACGATCCCACTCGGCGTGGAGTCGGGCGGGGGACCGTTATCCCTCATTCGCAGCGCTCATCGAATCCAGGAGCTCAGCAAAACGGGAATCGGCGACGCGGTGAACCGTGCGGGTGCCGGTTATCCGGTTACGGCCGATCCGCCCGTGGCGCACCCACCTGAGGCGCCGTGCGTTGACAAGCTTTTTAATCCGCACACGCCCCCACTGAATCCCAGCGGTTTGCCGGTCGGAGACTTTGCCGACTATGCAGATCACACGTTTAACTATACGCCGCCGTCGAATTGTGCCGGCCCTTATGCCGCCATTATTTTCAAGATGCATTTTCGAGTGACGGCGGGCGTGCAATACGACCGCACGGGCGCCGTTTGGATCGGTGCCACCAACGTGTTTTTCGGCACGACCTCCGAGCCGGGCCAGAACGCCAGTCCGGAGTGGAACGTGGAACGCGACGTCACCGAGTACGCGCCGATCTTTGCGCAGCCGTCGATCGGGCAAGCTTCCGTATATAACATCGTAAACTCGCAATACACCGGTATCATCTACGGAACCGCAGAGCTCGATTTCTATCCGGCGGTCAAGAAGTATCCGGCACCAGCGGTTGCCGATGCGGTCTACCCGCTCTCTGCCGGACCGACCGGAGGCTACGTCGATCTCGATGCGCCCTCCGACCAGCTCAGTGGAACCTTTACATTTCCTCAAAACGTCGAAGCGGCGTACCTTGACCTCATTTTGGAGCCGCAGTCGAACGACGAATTTTGGTACACGTGCTTTCCAAACGATCTGGCGCAAAAGCTGAACAACTGTGGCGGCACCGCGTTTCGCGAAGGCGAAGTAACCGTTGACGGACAGCCGGCCGGCGTCGCTCCCATCTATCCGTGGATCTTCACCGGAGGGATCGATCCCTATCTGTGGATTCCTATTCCGGGAGTCGAAACCTTAAACTTCAAGCCGTATCGCGTCAACTTAACCCCGTTTGCGGCTTCACTCGACGACGGAAAACCGCATACGATCGCGGTGTCGGTATTCAATGACGACAATTACTTCGCGACCAACGGCGTGCTTCTCGTATACGAAGATCATGGCTCGTCGGTAGTTACGGGCGCGCTCGTAGAGAACGGAACGGCCATCGCGCCGGCCGAAACCGTCGTCGAACACGTAAAAATGAATCCCTCCGGCGCTGCGAACGGCACGATTAAAACCTCGGCGACGCACCCGGTCAGTCTCAAAGGCTACGTCATGACCTCGCAGGGTCGCATTACGACTCAGGTTACGCAGAACATCTCGTTCTCGAACGACCAGAAGATCGCGGTGTCGAGCTCGCAGTTTTTTCAGAACATCGCGCAGCTGACGACCATCGCGTCGAATAGCGTCACAACCGCGAAAGGCCATTCGACGAAAGCGCAAAGCCAGTGGACCTATCCGCTGAACGTCAAGTACAACTACATCGTCTCGGGCAGCACGGCGACCCAGCGGGCGGACATTTTGCAGACCAAGAACGGGAACGGCCTCGACCAAACGCGGCACAACGCGGCCTCGTGGTCGCTGCTCAATACCGTGCACTCGTCGGACACGCTCAACTTCACCGCTTCCGGCTTCACTCCGTCGAACGGCAAGAGCCGCCAGCAGTACAAATCACTGAACGTGGATGGACGTTGCTACCTGAAAACGATTACGTCGAAGAACTACGTCCTCACCAGCATCATGAAAGGCTGCTCGTAGAGACGCACGGGATATTACTCGGCCGCTGGATTACGGGCGATTCCTTCAACGTCGGTTGATGGCTGAATACCGTTGTTGTAGCTGTACTCGTACGTGATTCCGGAGGTTCCGGCGTACGCATAGACATCGACCTGACTGTAGGGGATGTCGGCGACCTGGAGGGTACTGTCGGCGCGGTTGACTCTGGCGTATGTGCCGAAGGCGGCGCTCTTGAGCGGAAATGGCCCGTGCGCAACGCAGGCGGACGGGCAGCCGCTGTAGACCCACACCGCGGGCGGGCCGCCGGTGTCGAGCGTGACGATGTTGCCGCTGTGATCGATATCGAGTCCGCCGGGCTCGAAGTTCTGGTACGCGGTGATCCTTATTCCGTGGCCACGGCCGCGCGCCCAGTAGACCATTGACGAGCCGAAGCTCGAGGACTCTTCGCCGGTCGCATAGACACCGCCGTTCTGGTCGACGGCGACGCCGAAGATAAATCCGCTGATCTCTGGGTTGGCAAGCTTCGACGAGCAGCCTCCGGCCATGGTGCAGATTGCAATTTTACCTCTGGGGCTCGAGCCTTCGGTATTGGTTGCCACATAAATCGTCCCGGACTTAGCATTGAGCGTCGCGGCGTTCGCCGGGCTTCCGTATGGGTCGTGGAAGCGGCCCAAGACCGGCCCGCACATGTGCGGCCCCGCGTAGACGACGACGGTGTTGTGCGCGCTCTCGGGAACCAGCAAATCGCCCTGTGGGTCGCTGGCGATACCAGCAATGCCGTCACCGGAAAGACTGCATCGCGCAGGCCTGTTCCTGGCATTGCTAGGCCCGTAGCCGAGAACGGTATCGTTCACCGCCACGTAGACGCCGCGTGCGCCTTGGCCGTCATTTTTGATGCGAATCCAAGCCGGACGCTGAAGGTTGTTCGCCGGAAGATTAGCTTTAAGCGGCAAGGTGCTCGCGCAACCGCCGAACGTGAGAGCGAACGTTGTCGAGAAAACCGCGAACGCGTAGCGCATATTTATCCCTCGAGCCTCAATGATTAGTGCGCCGCCGGGCTGCGGGCGATGCCTTTGAACTCGCCCGCAACGTTCATGCCGCTGTTGTAACTGTATTTGTACGCGATGCCCGCCGTACCGTGATACGCATACACATCGACCTGGCCCAGCGGATAGTCGGCGGCTTCAAAGATGGAGTTCTGCTCGTTGACCTTGCCGAATTCGGCGGTCCCTTTGAGCGGGAACGGCCCGTGCGCTGCGCAGGTAGACGGGCAGCCGCTATAGACCCAGAGAGCCGGAGCGACCGGATCGAGAGCCAGAATGTTCCCGGTTGCGTCAATATCGAGGCCGCCCGGCGAAGCGTTCTTAAACGCCGTCATCTCTCTGCCGGTGCCCTTGCCATTGGGCCAGTAGACCAGCGAGGCTCCTTCACCCGATTGCGCCGTTTGGCCGCTGGCATAGACTCCGCCGCGCCGGTCGACGGCCACTCCGATCAAAGCACCGCCGATGGCTACATTGGCGAGTCTCGTGGTGCAACCACCCGAGAGCGAGCAGACCGCGACGTCGCCATACAGCTGGTTGCGCGCCTCGAAGTTTCCGATGTAGATAATTCCAGTCGCCGCGTTACGCGACGCCGCGTCCGTCGGATAGCCATACGGGTCGCTAAAGCTTCCAATCTCCGGTCCGCACGTAGGGGAACCTGCGTAGACGACGACCGTAAGCGGTCCGCCCTCGGGAACGATGAGATTCCCCTGAGGGTCGCTCGCGATATCGTTCGGATAGCTGCTCGAGAGGCTGCAGCGCGGCGGCCGGTTTCTATCGTTTGCCGGGCTAAAACCGAGAATCGTGCCTTGGTAGAACGACGAAACGTAGACGGCTCGCGCGTCGCTCGCATCGTTCCGAATGCGAACCCATGCCGGTGGTGCCATGGTGGTGCTCGACAGCAAGCCCGTATTCGGCGAGGACGCGCTGGCGCAGCCGCTCAGAAGCGCAAGTGCCGGTGTTGCCAAGGCAACCGCAGACATGCAACGCATGTGATCCCCCGTCAAGTTCGTCAGCACCACGATGGTGCTACCGGAGCTGCACGACCATGCCGGCTCCGATATAATTGAATTTCAGCTCTGCAATTCCGGTGAATGCGTGGCCATATTCTAGATCGAGCTCCGTACGAGTGCCGAGCAGTTTCTGAACGCCGAAATCCGTGAATGCACGGCCACCGGGGCTCGGCCCGATTTTCGATACATAGACGTACTCCGCGTAGAACTGATAGTAGTTCGGAATCTGGGTGGTGAGCACGAGAGACGGTGTGGTTACGCCGTATTGCGTGCGCAGATCGTTTGAGTAGTGCCCGGTCGACGAAACAGCGATCGTCGTACCAAGAGCCGTCGCAGAACTCATCGCATAGGATGCATCGAAGTTGCCGGTCAGCGTGGCGCTGCCCGCAGTCAGAAATTTCGAGCCGTTTGGCCCCGTATAGAGCCCGTCAAAGGCGACCGTCCACCGACCGGTTGGGGGAAATTCGTATTTGAAGCCGAGTCCGGAATCGGCGACTCCGTTGAGCACTGTACCGGACTTGTCGGGCGCATAGGTGCGCACGCCTTCGTAGTTTGGCCCAATCACGTCGAATTCGAAACGCGGTGCAATACCCAGGCGAAGGAAGTTCTGAGGGACTTGGCTTTGGACCGAGCCTTTCGTTGGCGTGCCGTTCACTTGGTTCTGATAGCCGAGCTCGAAGACCGCGGTGCCATGTTGAACCGCGCACGTACTGAAGCCGACAGTTGGTCGATTTGCGGTCGCAAGTAAGCGACTGGGGCCGCCGCACGGGTCGGAAGCAGTCGGACTTGGCGACGGCGACGTGGGCTGCTGACCATCGACGGGTCTCGCAGTATACGTTAGCGTGAAGACGACGGCGGCCAGCGTGGTTGCCAGCCAAAGAACTCTCCTTACCGTCATCGCCCCTCGATCGCCACGTCAACCACCATCGATCGTCACTCTTCCGCTTCGAGCGCTGAGTTCCACCCTACGGCCATGCGTTCCGTGGGTACAGTACCGTACAAACGGTCGAGGAGGTTTCAGCACGTACCATGCCGGCACGCCGGGTTGAACTTCGAAAAGAGCTAGGTCCTATAGTGAAAGCGACGGTCGCGGGATTCCAACGACACAAAGGGCAGTGGCTCGCTGCCGCGATCGCGTATTTCACGGTCTTTGCGGTCGCGCCGCTCATCATCATCGTGGTGGAAATCGCGGGCCTCATTCTTGGCCGCCATCAAGGCGTCTTGGATTCTCTCTACGGATATCTTTCGCAGACGGCCGGAAAATCGGCGGCGACCGGCATCCGCGCCATCGTCAGCGCTACGTTCGCGCAGAAGCATTCGGGAATCATGGCGCAGACCGTCAGCTGGATACTTTTTGCGGTGGCGGCCGCGGGGCTCTTCGGATCGTTACAGGACGCGCTCAATACGATCTGGGACGTGCAACCTCGAAAGCGCGGCTTCCTCGATACCGTTCGTGAGCGGGCATTTTCGTTTGCCGGCGTGCTCTGCATCGCATTTCTTCTGCTCGTTGCGCTTGGGGCGAATACCGTTCTGACGATTGCCGGCCAAGCGCTGGCGCATGTCGCTCCGTTTTTCCCAACCTTGATCAAGGCTGCCGACTTCGTTTTGTCGTTCGCCATCATTACCGTGCTCTTCGGACTATTGTTCAAGTACTTGCCCGAATGCCAGGTCGCGTGGACCGGCGTGTGGCCGGGCGCGGCCGGCACCGCATTACTCTTTGTCATCGGGCAGTTCTTGTTAGGCTGGTATCTCGGGCGTGCCGGAATTTCGTCGACCTACGGTGCATTCGGGGGCCTCGTCGTCTTTCTATTGTGGGTGAACTACTCCGCGCAGATCATGCTCTTGGGCGCTGAGTTCACGCACGCATTTGCGAGTCGTTCCGGCAGCGGAAAGTTCGAAACGTAATCCGAAGAAAGGGCGCATGGAAATCGCGATCGCCGAGAAGGGCGCGTTCTACTTCGAACCCCGGATCACGACGCAAGAGGCTCGCGGCCGCGCGAGCGCGCACAAAACGTCGGCGTTCGGAACGCTCTCGCGGCTCTTCTCGCGACCGAAAGAAGAAGACATCGCGCTATCCGATCAAGGCCTGTGGTATCTGCCGCTATGGCATGCAAAGGCCCATCTCCATTTTGTCTACGATCGCAGCGAATCGTATAAGCTTCCAATAACGACTCACCACGCGTCGACGGTCACCTTGGGCGGAAACGAATACCCGGTCTCCGGCGGCGCCATTGACTTGCCGGTGATCGAGCACTGCGAGCGCGAGGAACAACGGGAAGTATGGCTCGACGGATTGAGCGGACAGCCAATCAATTCGCAACCCTATTTGAAGGCGGCGGCGATTCCCGTCGACCTCGACGGCTTCGCCCCGGAGGGCGCGAAGATCGTTGCGCCGGCGTTTCGCGCATCGGCCGTCGTTCGAACGCTGTTGGGAGAAGACTTCCGCCCAACCGACGCCGACGACATGAAGCAAGAAGAAGTGAACGTCGAGTGCATCGACCTCTATCTTCGGCCAACGTTCAATTTTACGTGCAACTGGGCGGCAAAGAACAAACTGGCCGATCTGGCCGTCGACGCGCTTACCGGAGAGCTGCAAAGCCAGCCGCCGGTCGCGGTGGCCGCGGTAGCAAAGCTGTTGAAGCCCGAGACTCTCTTCGATCTCGGCGCCGAAACGCTGAACGTGGTCGTACCGGGCGGTGCGATCGCCCTAAAAGTCGTCAAAGCGCTCGCGCACAAACAGAAGACCTAGAGGCCCGCAGCCCGTTTAGGCGGCGTCAAGCCGATCGTAGCGGCGGACCTTGTAAATGGCCGTCGATAGCGCCCAGCTCGCAATGAATACGCCCACGATGATGAAACCGAGCGTTCCGAAGTTATCGCTCAGCGCGGCGATTCGGTCCCAAACTCCGCCGCTCAGGTGGAGCTGCGAAGCGATCACGCTCGTTGCTTCGATCCCGCCGACGATCAGTGCGACCAGAACCGAAACGAGCGTAATAACCATATTGTAGTAGAGCTTACGCATCGGCTTGATGAAGGCCCAGCCGTAGGCGCCGAGCATCAGGATGCCGTCGGTCGTATCGATTAACGACATTCCCGCGGTGAAGAGCAACGGAAATATGAGGATGTCGTAGACGGGGAGTCCTTTTCCGGCTTCGACGGCAGCGATTCCCAGCAGCCCGACCTCGGTGGCCGTATCGAACCCCAACCCGAACAGAAGTCCGATCGGATACATCTTCCAGCTGCAATCGACCATCTTGAGCAACGGCCGGAAGAAGCGGGCAATGAGACCTCGCCGCTCGAGCATTTCGTCGACGCCCTGATAGTTGTATGCCTTGCCGGCGCGGGCGAACTGGAATGCTTGAAAAATGTCGAGCAAGACGAGAAGGTTGATTGCCGCAACCACCAATAGGAACGACGCCGAAACCGAGGTTCCGACGACTTCGCCAATCCTCTGCAGCGCCGGTAGCTGGTTTTTTACAATCGACGCGGCGAAAGCTATGGCAACGGTCAGCGCCACGACGATCGTCGAGTGGCCGAATGAAAAGAAGAAGCCGACTCCGACCGGCCGCTTATTCTCCTGCATGAGTTTGCGAGTGACGTTATCGATCGCAGATATATGGTCGGCGTCGACGGCGTGTCGTAAGCCGAACGTATATGCGAGCAGAGCCGTCCCGAGTAAGAGCGGCCGTGACGAAAGCAGCAGAAGAGCCAATCCCCACGCGGCGCAGTTCAAACCGATGAGGAATGCGTAGACGAAAAAGATCTTATTCTTCATCATCGCTCGAAGGAGGCGAGAACGCGGCGCGCATCGTCGGCATAAAAGGGATGGAACTGCGGGTCGGCCGCGAGCGCGGCGCGAAGCCGCCGCTGCGCTTCATCGCGATGACCGGTATGCCAGGCGATGATGCCGGCGTGATATTGGAGCTCCGGATCCTCGGTTTCATACCGCGTCGCGCGTTCGGCGAAAGCGCGAGCCGCTCTCCAGCGACCGGTCGCTGCGAGCACCCAAGCCAAGGTGTCGTCCGCGTAGATTTCGTTTCCGCGTTTGGCCACGTCAGCGCGCGCTTCGGCCAGGGCGTCGCCGAGGTGCTCGCGATGCTCGGCGTAGTACATCGCCAAAAGGCGATCGTTGATTCCTTGAACGTTGAATAGCCGTTGCTCTGCTCGGATCAGTGCGTCGGTTTTGCGGGCGCCGTTTTCGTCACCCAGAGCCCGCTGCGCGTCGGCTTGATATCCCAGAGCCTGCGGAAGCGGGTAAAGTTCGGCACTACGCGTCGCCGATTCGAGCGAACGCTGCCAGTCGTGATGCGCGCGGTAGACCTTTGCCTGAAATAACAAGGCCATTGCGTTGTCGGGAAAGATCCGCAGCGCCTCGACGAACTGGGAATTGGCGGTCTGCGCATCGCCGGCTTCGAAAGCGAGCTGGGCGTCGCGTACGTGATACCAAGAGCGCGTATAAGCAGGAATGCTCATCATGCGATCGACGATATCCGTCGCCTGCGCCATCTCGACGCGTGCCTCGCTCAGACCGCCGGTAAGCTCGTTGTAGCGCGCGCGGATCGACATCCAGGTCGGATTGGGATCGGGCCCGGCCGGACTCGCTAAGGCGCCGGCGGCTTCCCGGTAGCGTCCCAGTTCCATGAGAATCGAAGCGATCTGCGCGCGCGCGCTCTCGTCGGATGGGTAGCCGGCTAATGACGCCCGTTCCGCTGCGAGCGCGGCCGGAAATTGGTGAAAAGCGATATCGCTTGCGGCGATGACGCCGAGTGCCTGGACATTGCCTTGCGGCTGAAGCGCGAGAGAGCGGACCGCCATGGCGTGCGCGCGTGTAACGTCGTTGAGGTCGCCGGTTTCGCGGAACCTTTGCAAATACTCACTGGCGAGGACTCGCCGCGTGATTTGATCGGTTGGATCGCGCGTGACTTGGTCTTCGTAAAAGGTGATGAACCGGTCGCGGTGCAGGTAGTCGGTCGAAACGGGCGCCGATGCCAGCCCCGTACTCTGCGTTTGATGCGTGGCAAACCAGGGCCACGCCGCGCCGAGGGCGGCCGCCGCTACAAACGCGACGACCGCCGTTGACGTCCTCACCTAGAGGGGTGCCTGGATGTACGGGAACGTGTCGGTATTCGACTTATCGTAGGCCACATTGTCGGTAGTTAGACACGGCACTTCCTTATGGTCGTCGGGAGCCAGGCCGAGTGCCGAAACGGTGTTTCCGAAAATGGCGCCGAGCGAGATATCGATGATGTCGTCGTCAAGGGCGCGACCACCCCACTTGCTCCCGGTCGCCCCGCCGGTTTCATAACCGAGGTATGAAGCCGTCGTGACGTTCTGCGAAAGGTCGGCCTTCATAACGTTGGGATAGAGCACGGCTTGCAGCACATCGGCCGTTTTTGCGCTGCGGAACATCAGTGTAAACGACTTGATCTGCGCGTGGATGACGGGATCGTTGTAGGGTTCCGAGCGATTCGTCTTATTGTGATCTTCGAACATTTCGAAGGCTTCTTTGACCGCAGGCCGCGAGAGCAGTTCGATTTGCTTATAGACCGTCGCTCCCGGCGGTGGGCTCGAGCCCCCGGGATTGTGCGGATTGAAGACGCCGGCGCTCGAGCTGCAACCCCCGAAGATCGCTCCCGCGAGAAGCGCAGCAAGAAGTCCGAGTTTTTGTCGTAGTGTCATTCTGTTCTCTCTCCTTATTCCGTTGACTGGCCGGAGGTGGCAGTCGTAGCCCAGAGGCCGATGACCCCGGGCGATCCGCCCGGCGGTGCGAGCAGCGACTTGGGCATCTCGATGACGACTGAAATGACGTCATATGGTGCTAGAAAATCCTTCGGCTTTGCGATGTCGCAATGATTCGAGCCGGCGGTTCCATAGTCAACGCCGTTGAGAATGATCTTCTCCGACTTCGAGGGGAACCGGAACGACGTCGCCGTCGGAGGCGGCGGATTCGGATGGTTCATATAGTTGCGGTCCGGAATAATCTTGAAGAACTGCGCGAGATCGAAGAAGAACGGATCGCGCCGCGGACCGACGAAGATCTTGATCCCCTTTTTCAGCGTTGTCACCTTTCCGAACGAGAAAGTGCCGGTTTTACCGATCACGGTGTTCGCGGTTCCCACTTCGTTTGGCTTACCCGGTCCGTACAAAGTGATCTTTTGCCCGGTTCCGGTCGAATCGGCAGTCAACTGAAGAACGGTGTTCTCCGTAAACGAGCCGGTGGAAACGCCGGAGTTAGCGATCTTGAACTGGTAGAGAAGGCTTGGATCGAGTGCGATTCCACCGTACATGCCGGCGGGAATGAGCGGACGTACATCCATGACGAGCACGACTTTCGAGGCGTCGTGCGGGTTAGGGAAAGCGAAGACATCGGTGATGTCCGCGAGGGGGTTTGCAACCACGGTGGGCGAGTCTTGATGGTCGGATCCTCGCACCGCTCTAACGGAGTAGAGCGAAATCGAGAAGGCGAGCAAAAAAACCGCTGCCGTCGTTGCGAACGATCGAAGCAGTTTCATATGGGCTCCTTTATGGCGAGTGTGCGGTTTTCCGACCGCGTTGAGACGAAGAATGGAAAGAGAGCGAAGGTCGCTATGGCGAGAAGCGTCAGCGCCACGACGACCGGCCCCGGCATCGTCACGCCCTCGCCCGCCAGTCCCTGGGCGAGCATCGTTCCTCCGATGATGGAGATAACGCCGGAAGTAAGGAATGGCGCGATTCGGGCGAGGCGGGCAAATCCCGAGCGCCGTTGCAGCCATGCGGCGCCGTGAACGACCGCAAATCCCAACGCGGTTAGAATCGCCGCCAGGCCCAGGCTAAAGATTACGATCAGGAAGAGACCGTAGCCGACGCGGTGCAAGTGCAACGCGGTGAGCAGCACGACGATTGCCGCTGGACACGGCGCGATGCCGCCGCTCATCGCCGCGATGACGGCGCTTGGGAAATGCAGCGGCGCCGATCCCGGAATCGCGTGCGAATGATCGTGAGCGTGAGTGTGGTGTTCGTGGGGATGCCCGTGCGCGTGGGCATGCGCGTGCTCCGATTCGTGGACGACGCGTCCGACCGCCGCGGATAAGCTCCGCGCGCCGATGACGGCGACGGCTGCGCCCGAAACCAGTGTGATCCATGTGAAGAGGCTTTCCGTCGCGAAGCCCGCCGCAAAGAACAACAGAATGCCGAGTGCAAGCACGGCAATGGTGTGAGCAAACGTTAACGCGCCGGCGAGGATCACCGCCTGCCTCAACGTCGCCCGCGCGCCAACCAATGTAAAGGCGAGCAATGCTTTCCCATGGCCGGGTTCGAGGCCGTGAAGCGCTCCCAGGCCGAACGCCGCGAGGATCGTTAGAAAAACCAGCAACGGGGTTTGCCCTTGGCGCGAAAAGAGATCGGAGAGGAGCGAGGTTCGGACGACGGACGCCGCGCCCCAACTTGTCGCATCTTCGCCGCTCACGCGCACGTGCGCGATGCGGCCGCCGGCGAGGGAGTCGAAGGTCGCACCATCGTTGTGCCGGGGAGAGCCGATGAGCGCGCTTGGATAGAAACGCAGCGCATCGGTCGGATCGGCCAAGCCGGGTAGGATGATGTCTTTCCAGCCGATTCGACGATCGGCATAGACTTGGTCGCTTACGGATATCGTCGCGTTCGAGGGTAGCGCAGCGTTGTAGTCGCCGGTCCAATAGAGCGTCGGCAATCCGCCGGCGCCGGGACGCGTGGTCGTCGTGGCGCCCAGCAGCGTTAAGGGAAGCCGCACACCGTTGGCACGGATCGTCAGGCCGTCGGCCACCCGCGAAGCCTCTTCGGTTTGCCAGTCGCGTGCGCGTGCGGTTGTCCACGCCCCGCTTGCGTGCATGATTTGGAACGTTGGGATCTCCGCGATATCGAGAACGTAGTGAATGCGTAATCGGCCCCGCTCTGGTCGCAGCATGGCGAGATGATTAATCGTGAAATTTCCGAGCGGGTGTGCGAAAGCGGAACCGACCGCGAGCAGCTCGACGAGACCGCCCAGCGCGAGCGCAACCGCTATGCGGCGCAAGAGCGAAGCCACGCCGGCGTTTTCATATCATAGCGAACGCGCTCGGGTGGCCTTTGGATTGGCCTCCAGCTGA
This Candidatus Eremiobacterota bacterium DNA region includes the following protein-coding sequences:
- a CDS encoding peptide-N(4)-(N-acetyl-beta-glucosaminyl)asparagine amidase, which encodes MRNTSARLRLQGAAIILLASIVTGCAGHAGAGSTIPLGVESGGGPLSLIRSAHRIQELSKTGIGDAVNRAGAGYPVTADPPVAHPPEAPCVDKLFNPHTPPLNPSGLPVGDFADYADHTFNYTPPSNCAGPYAAIIFKMHFRVTAGVQYDRTGAVWIGATNVFFGTTSEPGQNASPEWNVERDVTEYAPIFAQPSIGQASVYNIVNSQYTGIIYGTAELDFYPAVKKYPAPAVADAVYPLSAGPTGGYVDLDAPSDQLSGTFTFPQNVEAAYLDLILEPQSNDEFWYTCFPNDLAQKLNNCGGTAFREGEVTVDGQPAGVAPIYPWIFTGGIDPYLWIPIPGVETLNFKPYRVNLTPFAASLDDGKPHTIAVSVFNDDNYFATNGVLLVYEDHGSSVVTGALVENGTAIAPAETVVEHVKMNPSGAANGTIKTSATHPVSLKGYVMTSQGRITTQVTQNISFSNDQKIAVSSSQFFQNIAQLTTIASNSVTTAKGHSTKAQSQWTYPLNVKYNYIVSGSTATQRADILQTKNGNGLDQTRHNAASWSLLNTVHSSDTLNFTASGFTPSNGKSRQQYKSLNVDGRCYLKTITSKNYVLTSIMKGCS
- a CDS encoding YihY/virulence factor BrkB family protein — protein: MKATVAGFQRHKGQWLAAAIAYFTVFAVAPLIIIVVEIAGLILGRHQGVLDSLYGYLSQTAGKSAATGIRAIVSATFAQKHSGIMAQTVSWILFAVAAAGLFGSLQDALNTIWDVQPRKRGFLDTVRERAFSFAGVLCIAFLLLVALGANTVLTIAGQALAHVAPFFPTLIKAADFVLSFAIITVLFGLLFKYLPECQVAWTGVWPGAAGTALLFVIGQFLLGWYLGRAGISSTYGAFGGLVVFLLWVNYSAQIMLLGAEFTHAFASRSGSGKFET
- a CDS encoding HoxN/HupN/NixA family nickel/cobalt transporter → MMKNKIFFVYAFLIGLNCAAWGLALLLLSSRPLLLGTALLAYTFGLRHAVDADHISAIDNVTRKLMQENKRPVGVGFFFSFGHSTIVVALTVAIAFAASIVKNQLPALQRIGEVVGTSVSASFLLVVAAINLLVLLDIFQAFQFARAGKAYNYQGVDEMLERRGLIARFFRPLLKMVDCSWKMYPIGLLFGLGFDTATEVGLLGIAAVEAGKGLPVYDILIFPLLFTAGMSLIDTTDGILMLGAYGWAFIKPMRKLYYNMVITLVSVLVALIVGGIEATSVIASQLHLSGGVWDRIAALSDNFGTLGFIIVGVFIASWALSTAIYKVRRYDRLDAA
- a CDS encoding DUF4331 family protein; this encodes MTLRQKLGLLAALLAGAIFGGCSSSAGVFNPHNPGGSSPPPGATVYKQIELLSRPAVKEAFEMFEDHNKTNRSEPYNDPVIHAQIKSFTLMFRSAKTADVLQAVLYPNVMKADLSQNVTTASYLGYETGGATGSKWGGRALDDDIIDISLGAIFGNTVSALGLAPDDHKEVPCLTTDNVAYDKSNTDTFPYIQAPL
- a CDS encoding DUF4331 family protein, coding for MKLLRSFATTAAVFLLAFSISLYSVRAVRGSDHQDSPTVVANPLADITDVFAFPNPHDASKVVLVMDVRPLIPAGMYGGIALDPSLLYQFKIANSGVSTGSFTENTVLQLTADSTGTGQKITLYGPGKPNEVGTANTVIGKTGTFSFGKVTTLKKGIKIFVGPRRDPFFFDLAQFFKIIPDRNYMNHPNPPPPTATSFRFPSKSEKIILNGVDYGTAGSNHCDIAKPKDFLAPYDVISVVIEMPKSLLAPPGGSPGVIGLWATTATSGQSTE